The genomic DNA AGGGATGCACTGGAAAGCTTTAAAAAACTCCAAAAAGCCGGTACAGTCACCGAAGATGAAATGAAGCGTCTCGATAAAGAGGTTCAGAAACTCACGGATAACGCCATCGACGAAATCGCCAAATTACTTGCTTCGAAAGAAAAAGATCTCATGCAGGTTTAAAGACGATTTTCTGAATACGGCTTTGGGGACAGAGTTGTTGAATTTTTTTAAGGATTTCCTTTTGGCGGAATGTCAGTTCTTGGCGTATGGTGCTGTTGTTGACATTCACAAACAAAATTCCCTGGGCATTGACGCGCTCCGGTTTTGAAAATTTCTGCAAGGGCTCACCGACAATCAAAGGCCACTGATCGACAATCGTGGAATGCGTTCGAGCTTCCGGTGTTTGAATGTATTTTTCGATAAGACGCTTGGCGATTGTTTCTATGGGAACCTCCTCACGCTCCACTGCGATCGAAGTATCACGTGGTAGTCCACGGAAATCGGCAATAAGGTTCTGGATTTTTTTCGAAAACCGCGGACGCATGGCTTAGAGGCACAGTGCGCCAATGAGCGCAAATCCCATCACCGGGAGATTGAAATAAATAAACGCCGGCACACAGCTATCCCAAATATGATCATGCTGTCCATCGGCATTAAGTCCTGACGTAACGCCCAACATTGTATCGGAAACCGGCGATCCCGCATCGCCCAACGCCGCCGTCGCCCCAATGAGACAAACGGTCGCTAAAGGGCTAAAACCTAGCTCGACGCATAATGGAACACAAATCCCCGCGACAATCGGTACTGTGGAAAACGATGATCCGATACCCATGGTAATGAGGAGCCCAACGAGTAACATGCCTAAAGCACCGAGAAAAGGGCTACCGTGGACGGCTTCGGTCAACCAACTGACAAGTGCCTGCGTATCGCCTGTTGCTTGGAGTACGGCACTGAAACCCGAGGCCGCGATCATAATAAACGCAATCAGCGA from Verrucomicrobiota bacterium includes the following:
- a CDS encoding DUF721 domain-containing protein, translated to MRPRFSKKIQNLIADFRGLPRDTSIAVEREEVPIETIAKRLIEKYIQTPEARTHSTIVDQWPLIVGEPLQKFSKPERVNAQGILFVNVNNSTIRQELTFRQKEILKKIQQLCPQSRIQKIVFKPA